The DNA region ttatttctaGGAACTCTTCGCTTTGAATATTAACAGCTTTAAAGGCATTCATGAATGCATCAGTGACTTCTTCCTTATTAGTTGGCAAATTTGCAACGAAGCTTTTCTTATAGGTATCCCACTCATTACTGaccaaaaatatttcaaggATATTTGAACGTGAGAGGATGGGATGTAAAGATATTCttcttaaaaaattttgtaaacTGTGACATCTCTTCTGGGTAAACCTTTGACTAAACCTATCACCTGCAATATATTGGAATACTTTTTTATCAGGTAATGGCGGAATAATACAGGTAGGATACTCGTTGCTCAATATGTCATGCAGTAGTAAAAGGTCACTGTATCTTCTATGCACTACAATAATTGTTTTAGTGTCGTCGTTATATTTATGATATGAAGGATTATCAGTTTTGGTAGAAATCTGGTAACTTACATAAGAAGTTCCTTGATCACCAGTACGCTTCTGTGGATCAGATACAATAATCTCCAGCTTGTAAATTGGtagattttcttctttggaagACCCAGCCTTAATAATTCCCGCCTTTACCTCTGCCATACTATCACCTAACCGTTTACTACTAGCTTACAAATTAGATTCAAACAAAATTGGATTACAATATTGAACCCTTTCAAACTATTGCAGCTGGTCTATATTTGTATGGTACTTCCTGACCTAACGCCCCTTTAAGCAAATGCCATATCTTCCAATTTTATTCCATCTCTCTTTACTTAAACGCCAAAGAGAAAAACAAATTGTTCGACTTATTACCCGGTTTATTTTTATAGTCAATAAACGAAATTTAGTTTTACAGATTTACTATGCTATCAATTGAATGTATTGTAGGTTAACTTCTAATTGAAACTCAATTGGTAATGACATTACGTGAACGCCTCCAAGATGCGCTACCTGAGGGCCATTCTTTCGAATTGCTACATTTGCAAAATATTCCAACGGAAATTACGCCAATTGTAACAGCTTCAAAGAAGTATAATGACGCAACTGACACCTCCACTATCAAAGtggaaaatttctttgtcctatttaataataagaaaGCCGTTTTTGCCATGGAAGTTTATGTTTATTTCACTTTATATAGACAACAGAACGAAATCAAAGGTGAGAGATTGCTATTTGTCTCTAAAGCAGATACCAGCGGTTACTCAGATGTAAAATTTAGCGTCAAAAGCGTGACCACAGCCATATTATCATATTTACTTTCGGTTGATCCAAAAGCATATTTAACCAGGGTCAAGCCTATGACACGAAAGTATGACGATCTTAACAATGAACTAATAACCATTAAAACAGCCACGCAAGACGCTCTAAGGATCTTGGCAAAACGATTAAGAAGTAACGGATCATCtgttaatgaaaaatttgataaggATAGGCTATATTCGTCCTTCGATTTCCCTAAAGACTTTTCTACCAAAATCTGCCTCTTTACTAGGCCAGCCCCACAATACCTGTTCTCTAAATCGTCCGAAAATCCACATAAGCATGTTCTTAGCGGTGAAGGGCTACTTAAATGGTGGCTGTCGATACTAGATGATATTGCTGTAAATTACTTCACTGAGGACACACAGGCAAAGCTTAGGATTCCTGGCGAAGATACTAAGAGAGTTCAAAAATACTTAGTTGgtacaaaatttcaaaactgGTCTGTTGGTGATGTATTCGCAAACTCATCCAACTCTTTAGCTGCCTATGCAATACCACTATTCCCAGATGACCCGAAATCACGGTTCTTGCATGAGTTAGTGGAAGAAAACAGAATTAAAACAACCAGTCTGAAAAGTTTTTGGATTGAATTACAAGAAAGACAGGAATTTAAGCTAAGCGTCATGGTTTCCGTCATAGGCATAATAGGTCATACCAAGCCTTTTCCTCAATCAGTTATACGCACCGCTGAAACATTGGtaacaaaatcaaaaaaacaATTTAGCTACATAAAAAGCTACATTACTGGGGAAGAGTTCAATAAGGTAGAAGGAGCTCATGCATCTTATCAAAATGTAAAAGACTATTACCATGCTAGACTCCACGCTGATCTAGTCCCTTTAGAGGGCAAGAAAAAGTCAATTATGTGCAAGACAAACTTACAATCACATCAACCTGTAATAACTATGCTTCAACCACGTAAAAAGCGGAAGCAATAGCATTTAATTACACCAAATAACACATTATGTAGACACtaaataataattgaaaTCCACAGGATATCCTGTCCTAATcacattaaaaaaatatctctTTAAAGGTACCAAATACATCACCTGATCATTAAAAAACTTTATCtatttgtatattatttaattttattatattttgtgTACGCGTCCGAAGCAAGTATATTGAGACAAAAGAAACTTACGTAAATCAGACACTTTAAAACGTTGGGCAGAATGtatgattttatttcacGTATGCATGCAGTGCACCCCTGAACCTGCTCGGTAAATTGTATATGTTTAGTTATTTAGATACAATATCTTAGTAATATtacttgaaattttgaatgcGATTCCTTCTCTTCTTAGCGTTAGTATTTACACACATGGGCTAATTAGTTTCCTGTCTCAACTTTCGGCCCGAGCTAGTCAAATGGATGGTTAttcagaaaaaaatcatacGGCATAATAAGTGTCTTGGTTCAACAGTCATAAATAGTATCAACATGACGGGTAGGCCAAAGTTGAGGATTGCTATTCAAGGATGCTGCCATGGTGAGCTTGATAACGCTTTTAGGGCTGTAGCCCGTAGGAATAGGGAGAGCAAGATAGATTTGTTAATTATACTTGGTGACTTCCAAAGCATGcgaaataaaaatgatatgaATTCAATTAGCATTCCACAGAAGTATCGTCGGATGGGTGACTTTAGCAAATATTATCATGGAA from Kazachstania africana CBS 2517 chromosome 5, complete genome includes:
- the RTT109 gene encoding H3 histone acetyltransferase RTT109 (similar to Saccharomyces cerevisiae RTT109 (YLL002W); ancestral locus Anc_5.217), with product MTLRERLQDALPEGHSFELLHLQNIPTEITPIVTASKKYNDATDTSTIKVENFFVLFNNKKAVFAMEVYVYFTLYRQQNEIKGERLLFVSKADTSGYSDVKFSVKSVTTAILSYLLSVDPKAYLTRVKPMTRKYDDLNNELITIKTATQDALRILAKRLRSNGSSVNEKFDKDRLYSSFDFPKDFSTKICLFTRPAPQYLFSKSSENPHKHVLSGEGLLKWWLSILDDIAVNYFTEDTQAKLRIPGEDTKRVQKYLVGTKFQNWSVGDVFANSSNSLAAYAIPLFPDDPKSRFLHELVEENRIKTTSLKSFWIELQERQEFKLSVMVSVIGIIGHTKPFPQSVIRTAETLVTKSKKQFSYIKSYITGEEFNKVEGAHASYQNVKDYYHARLHADLVPLEGKKKSIMCKTNLQSHQPVITMLQPRKKRKQ